Proteins from a single region of Pseudorasbora parva isolate DD20220531a chromosome 22, ASM2467924v1, whole genome shotgun sequence:
- the plekha6 gene encoding pleckstrin homology domain-containing family A member 6 isoform X11 gives MSEAARVHILATPRNKSEPIPAADQTDMVAKRLEPNSHAENNGQRPDFYEPLKHEPNGVESRDTTPSTPVTPNIDGRMGEKGGMAPHHPNGWGNYGPPNGSRYQSQENVRDLREPHEENVVMRRGFVPRTAPERLAQRKSSMTQLQQWVNQRRAMVPQDDGRSPSRYYTVNRGMPADYYGVYGGTPYMDEYPLYPPGVRPESICSMSAAYNRPSPRWTVEERRRSLRDGPIYGQTRDPQWMMGPQGPAYYPQLDSAQNSMRRLSIQPRSRSVPRSPSSSSGGPYSPHSFASPARSPSVRFDRGPGRLREEGIYADPSVYGLRRSLSSPKYDFPGDRRSYSQGMYQYNYPASPSLHGKMEDILDVQLQRNLEYLDQQMTDGDHLISMVTRMVERSSPRTKLFSQVPPFHDVYGDLHPTLKINEIETSKLLGRLCEQNRLVKEQETVVHRLRMEKDSLEGVLVATHQEMELYRNQPLAMEKLQLKKESLQNKLINIRGELSQASSALTSTRMEFEALEDDVNSIHGDLWEQLNAGGQSELVHRHIQKEFWRVQDVLEGLHKNNPSRGTDTAKHRVASGASGSFSTNSPASPLSSVSLTSPLSPFSPVPGSQASPTKQLATEEVGPPRPPLPKSYQPLESSQSFPPSVPPLPLDSNAWLRSMGPHSGIHQEGYKDDEQFRSRKHNYNSQGEKTSDYETEQDRLSNQNKVGIVPPRTKSPSEEKNNSDAVQRRNGKVSNGHISRERPKSAVFPAEVKSKMSVEEQNERIRRNQSSSVRDKRRSLNLSSNQHIDGFKTSTNYRVVRRRVTADEVDIKDLEAAVRGEGVESPRQEIARLRRQVEPDHYDLDLNKELSMPDKVLIPERYLDIEPSTPLSPEELQEKQKKVERIKTLIAKSNLQNVVPVLDGPVEGPNNPEQQLHEQEKRIEISCALAAEASRRSRLLSAKCVPSPPASPTSLVPPPSADYSDSSHIMKV, from the exons ATGAGTGAGGCTGCCAGGGTCCACATCCTGGCCACACCCAG AAATAAATCTGAGCCCATCCCTGCTGCAGATCAAACTGACATGGTAGCCAAACGACTGGAGCCCAACTCTCATGCGGAGAACAACGGGCAGAGGCCAGACTTTTATGAGCCTCTCAAACATGAGCCAAATGGAGTAGAGAGCAGAGACACCACACCCAGCACCCCAGTGACCCCTAATATAGATGGCAGGATGGGGGAGAAAGGAGGCATGGCACCCCATCACCCCAACGGTTGGGGTAACTACGGCCCTCCCAATGGTTCAAGGTACCAGTCTCAAGAGAATGTGAGGGACTTGCGGGAGCCTCATGAGGAGAATGTGGTGATGCGGAGGGGCTTTGTGCCCAGGACGGCACCAGAGAGGCTCGCCCAGAGGAAAAGCTCTATGACGCAGCTGCAGCAGTGGGTTAACCAGCGCCGGGCCATGGTGCCTCAGGACGACGGCCGCAG TCCATCCAGGTACTACACAGTGAACCGCGGAATGCCAGCAGACTATTACGGCGTGTACGGCGGAACGCCGTATATGGATGAATATCCCCTCTACCCACCCGGTGTCCGACCCGAGAGCATCTGCTCCATGTCGGCAGCGTACAACCGACCATCTCCTCGCTGGACAGTGGAAGAGAGACGGCGGTCATTACGAGATGGTCCCATATACGGTCAAACTCGAGACCCTCAGTGGATGATGGGACCCCAAGGTCCTGCCTATTACCCCCAGCTGGACTCAGCACAGAACTCAATGAGACGGCTTTCTATACAGCCACGCTCACGGTCAGTCCCTCGCTCGCCTTCTTCCTCATCGGGAGGACCCTACTCTCCGCACAGCTTCGCCTCACCTGCCCGATCGCCCAGCGTCAGGTTTGATCGGGGACCCGGCCGACTAAGAGAGGAGGGTATTTATGCTGATCCCTCTGTATATGGACTCCGGAGGTCACTGAGCTCGCCTAAG TATGATTTCCCTGGTGATCGTCGCTCCTACAGCCAAGGGATGTACCAATATAACTACCCAGCATCCCCCTCGCTCCACGGTAAAATG GAGGACATTTTAGACGTGCAGCTTCAGAGGAACCTGGAGTACCTAGATCAGCAG ATGACAGATGGTGATCACCTAATCAGCATGGTCACCAGAATGGTTGAACGTTCCTCTCCTCGAACAAAGCTATTCTCACAA GTGCCTCCATTCCATGATGTGTACGGTGACCTACATCCCACACTGAAGATTAATGAGATTGAAACCAGT AAACTGCTGGGTCGCTTGTGTGAGCAGAATCGTCTTGTGAAAGAGCAGGAGACTGTAGTTCATCGTTTGCGAATGGAAAAG GATAGTCTAGAGGGGGTGCTGGTGGCCACACATCAGGAGATGGAGCTGTACAGGAACCAGCCGCTGGCCATGGAGAAACTTCAGCTGAAGAAGGAGAGTCTACAAAACAAGCTGATTAACATCAGAGGAGAGCTGTCTCAGGCCTCCAGT GCACTGACCTCCACCCGAATGGAGTTTGAGGCACTAGAGGACGATGTGAACAGCATCCATGGTGATCTGTGGGAGCAGCTGAACGCTGGAGGGCAG AGTGAACTGGTACACAGGCACATTCAGAAAGAGTTCTGGAGGGTTCAGGATGTCTTGGAGGGGCTGCATAAAAACAACCCGTCTCGTGGAACGGACACGGCCAAACACAGAG TAGCCAGTGGAGCATCCGGCTCCTTCAGCACAAACAGTCCTGCAAGTCCCTTGAGTTCAGTGAGTCTGACGAGTCCTCTCAGCCCCTTCTCTCCTGTCCCTGGCTCTCAGGCCTCTCCCACTAAACAGCTGGCCACAGAG GAGGTTGGTCCTCCGAGACCTCCACTTCCTAAATCTTACCAGCCCCTGGAGTCCTCCCAGTCCTTTCCCCCCTCCGTCCCTCCCCTGCCCTTAGACAGCAATGCCTGGCTGCGCAGTATGGGCCCCCATTCAGGCATCCACCAGGAAGGCTACAAGGATGACGAACAATTCCGCAGCAGAAAG CACAACTACAACTCACAGGGAGAAAAGACCAGCGACTATGAGACAGAGCAAGACCGGCTATCCAACCAGAACAAAG TTGGAATTGTTCCACCCAGGACCAAGTCGCCTTCAGAAGAAAAGAACAATTCTGATGCTGTCCAACGGAGAAATGGGAAGGTGTCCAACGGTCACATTTCCAGG GAGAGGCCAAAGAGTGCGGTGTTCCCTGCAGAAGTTAAGTCGAAAATGAGTGTGGAAGAACAGAATGAGAGGATACGAAGAAACCAGAGCAGCTCTGTCCGAGACAAGAGGCGCAGCCTCAACCTCTCTAGCAACCAGCACATTGATGGCTTCAAGACCTCAACTAATTACAGAGTG GTGCGGAGAAGAGTAACAGCCGATGAGGTGGATATTAAGGATCTTGAGGCGGCCGTGAGGGGAGAAGGTGTGGAGTCACCCAGGCAGGAAATTGCTCGCCTGCGACGACAGGTGGAGCCTGATCACTATGACCTGGATCTCAACAAAGAG TTGTCCATGCCGGATAAAGTCTTGATCCCTGAGCGATACTTGGACATCGAGCCCAGTACACCGCTCAGCCCAGAAGAGCTGCAGGAAAAACAGAAGAAAGTTGAAAGAATTAAGACCCTGATTGCCAAATCAAA CCTGCAAAATGTGGTGCCAGTTTTGGACGGGCCGGTGGAGGGACCCAATAACCCGGAGCAGCAGCTTCATGAGCAGGAGAAACGCATCGAGATTTCCTGCGCGCTGGCCGCCGAGGCCTCCCGCCGCAGCCGGCTGCTCTCCG CCAAGTGCGTCCCCAGTCCCCCTGCCTCCCCAACCAGCCTGGTCCCTCCCCCTTCTGCTGACTACTCTGACTCCTCCCACATCATGAAGGTGTGA